A window of Rhododendron vialii isolate Sample 1 chromosome 13a, ASM3025357v1 contains these coding sequences:
- the LOC131313877 gene encoding uncharacterized protein LOC131313877 yields MAERQDPPSLKSHFIPTSYTPSSCIQLPATTATHYEIDPNMIQMLPSFYGKEQEDPYRHLNEFIEICSLVKIQDFTDDELRLRLLPFSLKDNAKNWWTSLPANSITTWEQMQQVFLKKYFSIGRTKEIRQAITSFKMQEGEQFHETWQRFRELIRKCPHHAVPKWQLVESLYDGLSPGFRQMVNASCGGSFMMTTEDDGWDLFETLSENSTMSQPRGLNELGQFSNLSAKVDELSRKLDSLLSLGHISSYSRQSHLVKEVCQLCSNPGHYARECHMASQFFTQSSRPPSLNTSNPQAYNLALAQQPYQQPLPPSTQRTPSFEEQMLQAMDELRANSQLHHSHSQLIAKLETQVGQIANAFNFMKESKLSSQPMTNQIGVNQIESLQAHEQANIVLNLRNGREVETRPEVVKAKEKVSPHVAEGSKVDKRSKEKETDPVSIVVPGSSETPSYIPKAPFPTCLNAPSPFRKKGAKQEDMIEVVKQVKINLPLLEAISQVSAYAKFLKDLCTQKRKSKTHEPKEVRLTEQVSSILTRNTPIKRKDFGVPIISCVIGDHVIDRALLDLGASVNLLPYSVYEQLGLRELKPTLVTLQLADRSIKVPRGVIEDVLVKVDKFYFPVDFIVLDMEAVHNPNKQIPLILGRPFLATANASIHCRTGVMDISFGNMRVQLNVFDANLYPCKEKDCFAVSESDYMVDKAPSDIRVKGPIEMPLMHVGLDSGNIEMGHGSLNSKNHIDEPPWSYTYIEPWPIFHSPSTSPLIEVAPRLEWKSPPYACLGPGNIFSGD; encoded by the coding sequence ATGGCTGAACGCCAAGACCCTCCATCCCTGAAATCACACTTCATACCCACCTCCTACACTCCCTCATCTTGTATACAGTTGCCAGCCACTACGGCGACTCATTATGAGATTGACCCAAACATGATTCAAATGCTTCCATCCTTCTATGGGAAAGAGCAAGAGGACCCTTATAGGCACCTGAATGAATTTATAGAAATATGCAGCCTTGTAAAAATTCAGGACTTCACAGATGATGAACTTAGGTTGCGGTTGTTGCCCTTTTCACTCAAGGATAATGCCAAGAATTGGTGGACATCTTTACCCGCCAATTCCATTACTACTTGGGAACAAATGCAAcaagtgtttttaaaaaaatacttctcCATAGGAAGGACAAAAGAGATTCGTCAAGCCATAACAAGTTTTAAAATGCAAGAGGGCGAACAATTTCATGAAACTTGGCAGAGGTTTAGAGAATTGATTAGGAAGTGTCCGCACCATGCAGTACCTAAGTGGCAGTTGGTGGAAAGTCTTTATGACGGATTGAGTCCGGGGTTTCGTCAAATGGTTAATGCCTCCTGTGGGGGCAGTTTTATGATGACAACTGAGGATGACGGATGGGATCTTTTTGAGACTTTGAGCGAAAATTCTACCATGTCCCAGCCACGTGGCCTTAATGAGTTAGGCCAATTCAGCAATCTCTCGGCTAAGGTAGATGAGTTGTCCCGTAAGCTTGATAGTCTCTTATCTTTAGGGCATATTTCTTCATATTCACGTCAATCTCATCTTGTCAAAGAGGTGTGTCAGTTGTGTTCCAACCCAGGTCATTATGCGAGAGAGTGCCACATGGCATCTCAATTTTTTACCCAATCATCGAGGCCACCGTCTCTCAATACTTCCAATCCTCAAGCTTACAATTTAGCCCTCGCACAGCAACCATACCAACAACCTCTTCCTCCGTCCACTCAACGGACACCATCTTTTGAGGAGCAGATGTTGCAAGCAATGGATGAACTCAGGGCTAATTCACAATTGCACCACTCCCATTCTCAATTGATTGCAAAGCTAGAGACTCAAGTGGGTCAAATAGCTAATGCCTTCAACTTTATGAAGGAAAGTAAGTTGTCAAGTCAGCCAATGACCAATCAAATCGGGGTTAATCAAATCGAGAGTTTGCAAGCTCATGAGCAAGCGAACATAGTTTTGAACCTTAGGAATGGGAGAGAGGTAGAGACTAGACCGGAGGTGGTCAAAGCAAAGGAGAAAGTATCTCCCCATGTCGCTGAGGGATCTAAGGTTGATAAGAGGTCTAAGGAGAAGGAGACCGATCCAGTGTCCATAGTTGTTCCGGGGTCATCTGAGACCCCATCTTACATTCCTAAGGCTCCTTTCCCAACTTGTCTTAATGCACCTTCGCCCTTTCGCAAGAAGGGGGCAAAACAAGAAGACATGATAGAGGTAGTCAAACAAGTCAAAATCAACCTTCCTCTCTTAGAGGCAATTAGTCAAGTTTCAGCTTatgctaaatttttgaaagaccTTTGCACCCAAAAGCGTAAGTCTAAGACACATGAGCCTAAAGAGGTGCGTCTCACTGAGCAGGTGAGCTCTATTCTTACACGTAACACACCCATTAAGCGAAAGGATTTTGGTGTTCCTATTATTTCGTGTGTTATTGGAGATCATGTCATTGATAGAGCACTCCTCGATTTAGGGGCCAGTGTCAATTTGCTCCCATACTCGGTATATGAACAACTAGGGCTGAGAGAGTTGAAGCCCACGTTGGTTACGTTGCAATTAGCTGATAGATCCATTAAGGTGCCGCGTGGTGTAATTGAGGATGTCCTTGTCAAGGTAGATAAGTTTTATTTTCCTGTCGATTTTATAGTTCTTGACATGGAAGCAGTCCATAATCCCAATAAACAGATTCCCCTCATCCTTGGTCGACCTTTCTTGGCTACGGCCAATGCATCTATTCACTGTAGGACTGGGGTGATGGATATATCATTTGGAAATATGAGGGTGCAATTGAATGTTTTCGATGCCAATCTCTATCCCTGTAAAGAGAAAGACTGCTTCGCAGTCAGTGAGAGTGATTATATGGTTGATAAGGCACCTTCAGACATTCGAGTTAAGGGCCCCATAGAAATGCCTCTTATGCATGTAGGCTTGGATAGTGGTAACATTGAAATGGGTCATGGTTCTCTTAATTCGAAGAACCACATAGATGAACCTCCATGGAGTTACACATACATTGAGCCTTGGCCCATATTTCATAGTCCTTCCACCTCCCCTCTCATAGAGGTTGCACCGAGACTTGAGTGGAAATCACCACCATATGCATGCTTAGGCCCGGGTAATATTTTTTCTGGTGATTGA
- the LOC131314986 gene encoding serine carboxypeptidase-like 51, translated as MEKSPVSSVFLVASVFFFLSLFHGGLATTTTTQDGSEDWGYVEVRPKAHMFWWYYRSPYRVEDPNKPWPIILWLQGGPGASGVGIGNFQEVGPLDTDLKPRNSTWLSKADLLFVDNPVGTGFSFVEDTKLFVETDEEAATDLTTLLMEIFNRNESLQKSPLYIVAESYGGKYAATLGLSALKAIESGKLKLKLGGVALGDSWISPEDFVLSWAPLLKDLSRLDTNGVHKANSLTQKIKQQIENGEFGDATNSWNDLEDVISTSSSSVDFYNFLLDSGMDPVSSSAAELSKGVAMKRYSRYLDSLRRSSPGSGRGGRGAGSDGDIDSLMNGSIKKKLKIIPENVTWGGQSGLVFDSLAGDFMKPRISEVDELLAKGVNVTVYNGQLDLICATKGTEAWVDKLKWEGLKNFSSTDRIPIYCGGDRVTKGFTKSYRNLHFYWILGAGHFVPVDQPCVALTMVGAITQSPSISST; from the exons ATGGAAAAGTCCCCTGTATCCTCTGTTTTTCTCGTTGCctctgttttcttcttcctgTCCCTATTCCATGGCGGATTAGCCACAACTACAACCACACAAGACGGATCAGAAGACTGGGGATATGTTGAAGTTAGACCCA aagccCATATGTTCTGGTGGTACTACAGGAGTCCATACAGAGTTGAGGATCCAAACAAGCCATGGCCAATAATTCTCTGGTTGCAGGGTGGACCT GGTGCTTCAGGGGTTGGGATTGGGAATTTTCAAGAGGTTGGTCCATTGGACACTGATTTGAAGCCTAGGAATTCCACATGGTTGAGCAAGGCTGATCTCTTGTTTGTG gATAACCCAGTTGGGACCGGATTCAGTTTCGTGGAGGACACAAAGCTGTTTGTGGAAACAGATGAAGAGGCAGCAACTGATTTGACAACATTGTTGATGGAGATTTTCAACAGGAATGAGagtctccaaaagagtcctctGTACATTGTGGCAGAATCCTATGGAGGAAAATATGCTGCGACTCTTGGATTATCAGCTCTGAAGGCTATTGAATCTGGAAAATTGAAGCTTAAACTTGGAG GAGTTGCATTGGGAGACAGTTGGATCTCACCAGAAGATTTTGTG TTGTCATGGGCTCCTCTACTCAAAGACCTCTCAAGACTTGACACCAATGGAGTTCATAAGGCAAACAG TTTAACTCAAAAAATCAAGCAACAAATTGAGAATGGCGAATTCGGAGATGCGACAAACTCGTGGAATGACCTCGAAGACGTGATCAGCACCAGCAGCAGCTCTGTT GATTTctacaattttttgttggattcagGAATGGACCCTGTCTCCTCATCCGCTGCTGAATTATCTAAAGGTGTTGCGATGAAGCGGTACTCGAGATACCTTGATTCACTGAGGAGGTCTTCCCCGGGCAGCGGCCGTGGCGGCCGAGGTGCTGGAAGTGATGGTGATATTGATAGCTTGATGAATGGTTCTATTAAAAAGAAGCTAAAGATTATACCAGAAAATGTTAC ATGGGGAGGACAGTCAGGTCTAGTTTTCGATTCACTTGCTGGAGATTTTATGAAGCCAAGGATCAGTGAG GTGGATGAACTCTTGGCTAAAGGTGTAAATGTGACCGTGTACAATGGGCAG CTTGATCTCATTTGTGCAACCAAGGGGACAGAAGCATGGGTTGACAAGCTAaa GTGGGAAGgtctgaaaaatttctcgagcACAGACAGAATTCCTATCTACTGCGGAGGTGATAGAGTGACAAAGGGGTTCACGAAATCCTACAGAAACTTGCACTTCTACTGGATCCTTGGAGCTGGCCACTTT GTACCTGTTGATCAGCCCTGTGTCGCATTGACTATGGTGGGTGCCATCACACAGTCTCCTAGTATTTCGTCCAcctaa